The following are from one region of the Phycisphaerales bacterium genome:
- a CDS encoding DUF58 domain-containing protein, protein MADAPSTMSSPAAGGPTPMPQATRSERVDPTLYLHPATLARLGSLELRAKMIVEGVMSGAHRSPYQGQSVEFAQHRQYVAGDDLRHLDWKVYGRSDKLYLKQYQQETNLDLVVLVDASGSMQYGSRLFSDAAATGASTGPSGQSNWRKIDHATALAAALSYVTLRQGDRVGLYTFADTLLGGVERSSSQGSWRRIVSALAQAPVDGQADFGRVFDQVLGKLTNKCLLVVLSDFFTDPGVLEAAWARAKHRGHDAIAFQVLDRSETDFAFKDPGPFEGLEGEGRLKIDPRALRPAYLEALAEHTRAVERGLRRVGFDFHRLSTHDWLGPPLAAYAARRESLLKRSKMG, encoded by the coding sequence GTGGCCGACGCCCCCAGCACCATGTCATCGCCCGCAGCCGGGGGCCCCACGCCCATGCCCCAGGCGACGCGCTCCGAGCGCGTCGACCCCACGCTCTACCTGCACCCGGCCACGCTGGCCCGCCTGGGCAGCCTCGAGCTGCGCGCCAAGATGATCGTCGAGGGCGTCATGAGCGGGGCCCACCGCAGCCCCTACCAGGGACAATCCGTCGAGTTCGCCCAGCACCGCCAGTACGTCGCCGGCGACGACCTCCGCCACCTGGACTGGAAGGTCTACGGCCGCAGCGACAAGCTCTACCTCAAGCAGTATCAACAAGAGACCAACCTCGACCTGGTCGTGCTCGTCGACGCCAGCGGCTCGATGCAGTACGGCAGCCGGCTGTTCTCCGACGCGGCGGCAACCGGCGCCAGCACCGGCCCCAGCGGCCAGAGCAACTGGCGCAAGATCGACCACGCCACCGCCCTGGCCGCCGCGCTCAGCTACGTGACCCTGCGCCAGGGCGACCGCGTGGGCCTCTACACCTTCGCCGACACGCTGCTGGGCGGGGTCGAGCGCTCCAGCAGCCAGGGGAGCTGGCGCCGCATCGTGTCGGCCCTGGCCCAGGCCCCCGTCGACGGCCAGGCCGACTTCGGCCGCGTCTTCGACCAGGTCTTGGGCAAGCTGACCAACAAGTGCCTGCTGGTCGTCCTCAGCGACTTCTTCACCGACCCCGGCGTGCTCGAGGCCGCCTGGGCAAGGGCCAAGCACCGCGGCCACGACGCCATCGCCTTCCAGGTGCTCGATCGCTCGGAGACCGACTTTGCCTTCAAGGACCCCGGGCCGTTCGAGGGATTGGAGGGCGAGGGCCGCCTGAAGATCGACCCCCGCGCCCTGCGGCCTGCCTACCTCGAGGCCCTGGCCGAGCACACCCGGGCCGTCGAGCGCGGGCTCCGGCGCGTCGGCTTCGACTTCCACCGCCTGAGCACCCACGACTGGCTGGGCCCGCCCCTGGCCGCCTACGCCGCCCGCCGCGAGAGCCTCCTGAAGCGGAGCAAGATGGGATGA
- a CDS encoding prepilin-type N-terminal cleavage/methylation domain-containing protein, whose product MHTPRARAFTLIELLVVIAIIALLIGILLPSLGAAREAGKKVKCASQMRQIMTAWTSYTLDHNEYHHGSRQNYSTRMEERGGRGSQGNVLLPFYEDYKPGLSGGLGAYWGALYDSYLGVDVDDSMFTPPGIGDRSHLSGWDVWKCPSAQEIDRYGITGRGAEGNFDYATYCFNGVFRNGAGSDAALWKAGGYNDARPKRITEVTQPAKLIVFKDGYEQMIDGNGDTLNDLYQHGAKKDEEYFRHGHSCNTCWLDGHVSDIPKEDLPNTLPWYTDVWDKDRPGGPR is encoded by the coding sequence ATGCACACGCCCCGCGCCCGCGCGTTCACGCTCATCGAACTGCTCGTCGTCATCGCCATCATCGCCCTGCTCATCGGCATCCTGCTGCCCAGCCTGGGCGCCGCGCGCGAGGCCGGCAAGAAGGTCAAGTGCGCCTCGCAGATGCGCCAGATCATGACGGCGTGGACCAGCTACACCCTCGACCACAACGAGTACCACCACGGCAGCCGCCAGAACTACTCCACGCGCATGGAAGAGCGCGGCGGACGCGGCAGCCAGGGCAACGTGCTCCTGCCCTTCTACGAGGACTACAAGCCCGGCCTCAGCGGCGGCCTGGGCGCCTACTGGGGCGCGCTCTACGACAGCTACCTCGGCGTGGACGTCGACGACAGCATGTTCACCCCCCCGGGCATCGGCGACCGCAGCCACCTTTCGGGATGGGACGTGTGGAAGTGCCCCAGCGCCCAGGAGATCGACCGCTACGGCATCACCGGCCGCGGGGCCGAGGGCAACTTCGATTACGCCACCTACTGCTTCAACGGCGTCTTCCGCAACGGCGCGGGCAGCGACGCGGCGCTCTGGAAGGCCGGCGGCTACAACGACGCCCGCCCCAAGCGCATCACCGAGGTCACCCAGCCGGCCAAGCTCATCGTCTTCAAGGACGGCTACGAGCAGATGATCGACGGCAACGGCGACACGCTCAACGACCTCTACCAGCACGGTGCCAAGAAGGACGAGGAGTACTTCCGCCACGGCCACAGCTGCAACACCTGCTGGCTCGATGGCCACGTCTCGGACATCCCCAAGGAAGACCTGCCCAACACCCTGCCCTGGTACACCGACGTGTGGGACAAGGACCGCCCCGGCGGGCCGCGGTAA